From a single Desulfovibrio sp. ZJ209 genomic region:
- the murD gene encoding UDP-N-acetylmuramoyl-L-alanine--D-glutamate ligase produces the protein MALEHSRGPRPQAGELAVVVGAGRSGLAAVRLLRKLGAEVRLLDKKMDALSEAQLAELRADGVDVQLGEHTPAQFAGAAWVIPSPGLPVAAIEPLVEATVAPGARAPEILAEMELAWRSLDDEPVLAVTGTSGKTTTASLAAAMLQAQGYSVFLGGNIGTPLSEYVLAGRKADVLVLEVSSFQLQGCSTFCPRAAILLNISPNHLDYHKDMDEYAEAKFRLFRCQDEGDLAVLGESVRGLSAAWPVRARKVWVEEGPSRFPRGGLMGAHNAFNAEAAWQACRLFGVSEANAARAVAGFRPLPHRLERVAERGGVLFVNDSKCTTVAALEVALRAFDRPVRLLCGGKFKGGDLASLVPLLREKVVQVGLFGASREEFERAWEGAVPLSWHATLAEAVRELAGAARPGDAVLLAPATSSFDLYKNYMARGDDFKRIVGELA, from the coding sequence ATGGCACTGGAGCACAGCCGCGGCCCGAGGCCGCAAGCGGGCGAACTCGCCGTGGTGGTGGGCGCGGGCCGGTCGGGCCTCGCCGCAGTACGGCTCTTGCGCAAACTGGGCGCAGAGGTGCGCCTGCTGGACAAAAAAATGGACGCGCTGAGCGAAGCGCAGCTTGCGGAGCTGCGCGCCGACGGCGTGGACGTGCAGCTCGGCGAGCACACGCCGGCCCAGTTCGCGGGCGCCGCGTGGGTCATCCCGAGCCCGGGCCTTCCCGTCGCGGCCATCGAGCCCTTGGTGGAGGCCACCGTGGCACCGGGCGCCCGGGCGCCGGAGATATTGGCAGAGATGGAACTCGCGTGGCGCTCACTGGATGACGAGCCCGTGCTCGCCGTCACCGGCACCAGCGGCAAGACGACCACGGCCTCGCTGGCGGCGGCCATGCTCCAGGCGCAGGGCTATTCGGTCTTTCTCGGCGGCAATATCGGCACGCCGCTTTCGGAATATGTGCTCGCCGGGCGCAAGGCCGACGTGCTGGTGCTCGAGGTCTCCAGCTTCCAGCTTCAGGGCTGCTCCACCTTTTGCCCGCGCGCGGCCATCCTGCTGAATATTTCGCCCAACCATCTCGATTACCACAAGGATATGGACGAATACGCCGAGGCCAAGTTCCGCCTGTTCCGTTGCCAGGACGAGGGCGACCTGGCCGTGCTCGGCGAAAGCGTGCGCGGGCTTTCAGCGGCATGGCCGGTGCGCGCTCGCAAGGTCTGGGTGGAGGAGGGGCCCTCGCGCTTTCCGCGCGGCGGCCTCATGGGCGCCCACAACGCGTTCAACGCCGAGGCCGCGTGGCAGGCCTGCCGGCTTTTCGGCGTGAGCGAGGCCAATGCGGCCCGCGCCGTGGCCGGCTTCCGCCCGCTGCCGCACAGGCTGGAGCGCGTGGCCGAGCGGGGCGGCGTGCTCTTTGTCAATGATTCAAAGTGCACCACCGTGGCCGCGCTGGAAGTGGCCTTGCGCGCCTTCGACCGGCCCGTGCGCCTGCTCTGCGGGGGCAAGTTCAAGGGCGGCGACCTCGCGTCCCTTGTGCCGCTTTTGCGAGAAAAGGTGGTGCAGGTTGGCCTGTTCGGCGCGAGCCGTGAGGAATTCGAGCGCGCCTGGGAGGGCGCGGTGCCCCTGAGCTGGCACGCGACGCTCGCCGAAGCCGTACGGGAGCTCGCCGGCGCCGCCAGGCCCGGGGATGCCGTTTTGCTCGCCCCGGCAACGTCGAGTTTTGACCTCTACAAAAACTATATGGCCCGCGGCGACGATTTTAAGCGCATCGTGGGGGAACTGGCATGA
- the ftsW gene encoding putative lipid II flippase FtsW, with protein MKNVFVKPQASTAPAKSPVARAVNHAGEGNGPASFDWWLFTIALAILAVGLVMVLSASGIVAEQANGDKYHFFKRQVLFAALGGVALWCAALLPRDWLYRLQYPALFFALLLVLITLSPLAPSINGAKRWIRLGPVSIQPMEFVKIALALYLAYFMSAKQQLIKTFSRGVIPPFAVTGLFCFLLLLQPDFGSAVVLAGILFFMCVAGGTRFIYIFFSLGLACAGAMALAIAEPYRLRRLLAFLDPFQDAHNTGYQLVQSLLAIGSGSFFGVGVGASRQKMFYLPEAHNDFIMAVLAEEMGFVGVTIVMGLFALLFWRCYRIIMGQRELRDRFTAFGITTILVMGAVMNLAVVMGVAPPKGVPMPLMSYGGSNLIATMLCVGLLLNFSRTAGAWTRSS; from the coding sequence ATGAAGAATGTCTTTGTGAAGCCCCAGGCTTCCACCGCGCCGGCCAAGAGCCCCGTGGCCCGGGCGGTGAACCATGCCGGGGAGGGGAACGGGCCGGCCTCCTTTGACTGGTGGCTCTTCACCATCGCTCTCGCCATCCTCGCCGTGGGCCTCGTCATGGTGCTCTCGGCAAGCGGCATCGTGGCCGAACAGGCCAACGGCGACAAGTACCACTTCTTCAAGCGCCAGGTGCTGTTTGCGGCGCTGGGCGGCGTGGCGCTCTGGTGCGCGGCGCTTTTGCCGCGCGACTGGCTTTACCGGCTCCAGTATCCGGCGCTCTTTTTCGCGCTTTTGCTCGTGCTCATCACGCTTTCGCCGCTGGCGCCCTCCATCAACGGCGCCAAGCGCTGGATACGCCTGGGCCCCGTCTCCATCCAGCCCATGGAATTCGTGAAGATCGCGCTGGCGCTCTATCTCGCCTATTTCATGAGCGCCAAGCAGCAGCTCATCAAGACCTTCAGCCGGGGCGTCATCCCGCCCTTCGCCGTGACCGGGCTCTTCTGCTTCCTGCTCCTGCTTCAGCCCGATTTCGGGAGCGCCGTGGTGCTCGCGGGCATCCTGTTCTTCATGTGCGTGGCCGGGGGCACGCGTTTCATCTATATCTTCTTCTCCCTGGGGCTCGCCTGCGCGGGCGCCATGGCCCTCGCCATTGCCGAGCCGTACCGGCTCAGGCGCCTGCTGGCTTTTCTCGACCCCTTCCAGGACGCGCACAATACGGGGTACCAGCTCGTGCAGTCCCTGCTCGCCATCGGCTCGGGGAGCTTTTTCGGCGTGGGCGTGGGCGCCAGCCGGCAAAAGATGTTCTACCTGCCGGAAGCGCACAACGACTTCATCATGGCCGTGCTCGCCGAGGAAATGGGCTTCGTGGGCGTGACCATCGTCATGGGGCTCTTCGCGCTGCTGTTCTGGCGCTGTTACCGCATTATCATGGGCCAGCGCGAGCTGCGCGACCGCTTCACGGCCTTCGGCATCACCACCATCCTTGTCATGGGCGCGGTGATGAACCTCGCCGTGGTCATGGGCGTGGCGCCGCCCAAGGGAGTGCCCATGCCGCTCATGAGCTATGGGGGCAGCAACCTCATCGCCACCATGCTCTGCGTGGGCCTGTTGCTCAACTTTTCGCGCACGGCGGGCGCATGGACAAGATCCTCCTGA